A single Fusarium oxysporum Fo47 chromosome IV, complete sequence DNA region contains:
- a CDS encoding uncharacterized protein (expressed protein), giving the protein MASAIGHLPTLSLCFCLCDYYLSGSDSGSLPHPLQTQAFSNQDTLSQCGFASPTEPITTDAGLQTSPNQDITSTQVQEPRYVNCVAASRKIVSDLYQTMR; this is encoded by the coding sequence ATGGCAAGCGCCATTGGCCATTTACCGACGCTTAGCCTATGTTTTTGCCTATGCGACTATTATCTATCTGGTTCTGACTCTGGATCTTTGCCTCATCCCCTGCAGACTCAGGCATTCTCCAATCAAGACACCTTGAGCCAGTGTGGCTTTGCATCACCAACAGAACCCATAACTACGGACGCTGGGCTCCAAACCTCACCCAACCAGGACATCACATCAACCCAAGTTCAGGAACCTCGGTACGTGAACTGCGTCGCCGCTTCACGAAAGATTGTTTCTGACTTGTATCAGACGATGCGGTAG